The proteins below come from a single Corylus avellana chromosome ca3, CavTom2PMs-1.0 genomic window:
- the LOC132174951 gene encoding MOB kinase activator-like 1A, translating to MSLFGLGRNQRTFRPKKSAPSGSKGAQLRKHIDATLGSGNLREAVKLPTGEDLNEWLAVNTVDFFNQVNLLYGTLTEFCTDENCPTMTAGPKYEYRWADGEKIKKPIEVSAPKYVELLMDWIEGQLDNESIFPQRLGAPFPLNFKDVVKTIFKRLFRVYAHIYHSHFQKIVSLKEEAHLNTCFKHFILFTCEFGLIDRKELAPLQELIDSIIVPY from the exons AAACCAGAGGACATTCCGTCCAAAAAAGAGCGCACCCTCGGGGAGTAAG GGAGCACAACTTAGAAAGCACATTGATGCAACCCTAGGTAGCGGAAACTTGAGGGAAGCGGTAAAGCTTCCTACTGGGGAGGATTTAAACGAGTGGCTTGCTGTCAACA CTGTCGATTTCTTCAACCAAGTGAATTTGCTCTATGGTACCCTCACAGAGTTTTGTACCGACGAGAATTGTCCAACAATGACTGCAGGCCCCAA ATACGAGTATAGATGGGCAGACGGTGAAAAGATAAAGAAACCTATTGAGGTTTCTGCTCCAAAATATGTTGAACTTTTAATGGACTGGATTGAAGGCCAGCTTGATAACGAATCCATATTTCCTCAAAGGCTTG GGGCACCCTTTCCTCTCAACTTCAAGGATGTTGTGAAGACAATATTCAAAAGATTGTTTCGTGTATATGCCCATATCTATCACTCTCACTTTCAGAAGATTGTAAGCCTCAAGGAGGAGGCCCATCTAAATACATGCTTCAAGCATTTCATACTTTTTACTTGT GAATTTGGACTAATTGACAGAAAGGAGCTGGCTCCACTTCAAGAGCTTATAGATTCCATTATCGTTCCTTACTAA